The genomic interval AAATTCTACGAGAAAGGCATTGAACTTCAAATCTTGAGACTCTATGAAAATAGGTAATCCTTCCCAATGAACAGGTTGGTTCGATATAAAGCTTTGTAGTGGATAGAATGTTCCAATGGGATATTTAGTCGTTAAGTGATTCAAATTGACAGTTCCTGAAACCGAAACAACTGGAGCGTATTTAGATACCAATTGAATCATATCTAACATCGTGTTGTCGTTTACTGCGCAAAACACCAAATCAAAGTCAATAAATTCCTTAAAATCATTGGTGAATTGAACATCAGTTGCATGGATTGAATCTGGTAGATTATTTCCAGATCGCGAGTAAACAGTCAAGTGAGTATGTCCTAGTTCAATCAAGCGCTGTAGAAAATGAATTCCCACATTTCCCATTCCCACGATTCCGATTTTCAATTTTTGGTTCATAGTTCAAAGTTAAAATTTATTGTTGGGATGCGATGCTTCGCGTCCCAACATTTCATGGATCACTTCCCAACATTTCATGCGTTGCGTCTCAACATTTTTTTTCGGTAATAAAAAAGGCGATTCTTTCGAACCGCCTTATATCTTTTATTTTCCGTGACACTGTTTGTATTTTTTTCCGCTTCCACAAGGACACGCATCATTTCGTCCAATTTTTGGTTCGGTTGAAACGATTGGTTGTTGTTTCTCACGTTGTGGCATCGAGTTGCGCATTGCCTCATCGTATCCTTCACTTCCACTAAATCGTGGCATCTCAGTACTAGTAGATGTTGATTCAATT from Fluviicola taffensis DSM 16823 carries:
- a CDS encoding Rossmann-like and DUF2520 domain-containing protein produces the protein MNQKLKIGIVGMGNVGIHFLQRLIELGHTHLTVYSRSGNNLPDSIHATDVQFTNDFKEFIDFDLVFCAVNDNTMLDMIQLVSKYAPVVSVSGTVNLNHLTTKYPIGTFYPLQSFISNQPVHWEGLPIFIESQDLKFNAFLVEFAQAFSGNGIQLSEDKRQHLHVAAVFANNFTNHLIDLAAHFCQEHEIEFDWLKPLINQTIEKIQTNNPHDILTGPAVRNDQSTIQKHLQLLNSDQKNIYQTLTASIIKHHK